From one Streptomyces sp. Q6 genomic stretch:
- a CDS encoding FdhF/YdeP family oxidoreductase has translation MTSAPRDHDPDAPTPAGGYGPSGGEPSREPYEHPTAGWGAAKSVGKVLARAKEPVSSTRLMTVMNHEDGGFDCPGCAWPDDLHGLKLDLCENGIKHATWEMTPDRAGKEFFAAHTVSELATWPDHDLERAGRLVGPLSYDPETDHYVPVSWQRAFALVGETLRGLGSPHEALFYTSGRLSNEATFLYQLFVREYGTNNLPDCSNMCHEASGRALTAAIGTGKGTVDLNDIDTADALFVMGVNAASNAPRMITALADAYRRGAQVVHVNPLVEAAAGRTIVPHEFGAMATFKATPTGTLNLQPRIGGDLALLRGIAKHVLEAAEKDPKAIDEEFLARFTEGFDAYRDLCAATPWEDLEAASGLTREEIRAAGDIYLGSFRTIISWCLGITQQEHGVDTVREIVNVLLLRGNIGREGAGPCPIRGHSNVQGNRTCGVDHRPNKEFLDRLAEACGIDPPREPGLDTVHAISAMASGEAKVFVGMGGNFVRAAPDTEFTEQAMRNCALTVQVSTKLNRSHIVHGRRALILPCLGRTERDLQEAGEQSVSVEDSMSMVHLSRGMKRPASPHLLSEPAIIAAMARATLPGSATPWESYVGDYDRIRDTMEHALAGFEAFNRRVRGPHGFRLRQPARERIFQTPSGRAEFSLAALPDPTPGAGLLTLATVRSHDQWNTTIYSSDDRYRGVRNLRTLVFLNADDMRERGLSDLDHVDITSLAKDGTRRSVRDYRVLAYDLPRGCAIGYMPELNSLCPLGDYSAQSDQPLMKHLTVEVAACAR, from the coding sequence ATGACCAGCGCACCCCGCGACCACGACCCCGACGCACCCACGCCCGCCGGTGGCTACGGCCCCTCCGGCGGCGAGCCCTCCCGGGAGCCCTACGAGCACCCCACCGCGGGCTGGGGCGCGGCGAAGTCCGTCGGCAAGGTGCTCGCCCGCGCCAAGGAGCCGGTCAGCAGCACCCGCCTGATGACGGTGATGAACCACGAGGACGGCGGCTTCGACTGCCCGGGATGCGCCTGGCCCGACGATCTGCACGGCCTGAAGCTCGACCTGTGCGAGAACGGCATCAAGCACGCCACCTGGGAGATGACGCCCGACCGCGCCGGCAAGGAGTTCTTCGCCGCGCACACCGTCTCCGAGCTGGCGACATGGCCGGACCACGACCTGGAGCGCGCGGGCCGCCTCGTCGGACCGCTCTCCTACGACCCGGAGACCGACCACTACGTGCCCGTCTCCTGGCAGCGGGCCTTCGCCCTGGTCGGCGAGACCCTGCGCGGCCTCGGCTCCCCGCACGAGGCGCTGTTCTACACGTCGGGGCGGCTCAGCAACGAGGCGACGTTCCTCTACCAGCTCTTCGTCCGCGAATACGGCACGAACAACCTCCCCGACTGCTCCAACATGTGCCACGAGGCGAGCGGCCGCGCCCTGACGGCCGCGATCGGCACCGGCAAGGGCACCGTCGACCTCAACGACATCGACACCGCCGACGCCCTCTTCGTCATGGGCGTGAACGCCGCTTCGAACGCCCCGCGCATGATCACCGCCCTCGCCGACGCGTACCGCCGCGGCGCCCAGGTCGTGCACGTCAACCCGCTGGTCGAGGCCGCGGCCGGGCGCACGATCGTGCCGCACGAGTTCGGCGCGATGGCCACCTTCAAGGCGACCCCGACCGGCACCCTCAACCTCCAGCCGCGCATCGGCGGCGACCTCGCCCTGCTGCGCGGTATCGCCAAGCACGTCCTGGAGGCGGCCGAGAAGGACCCGAAGGCGATCGACGAGGAGTTCCTCGCCCGCTTCACCGAGGGCTTCGACGCCTACCGCGACCTGTGCGCGGCGACCCCGTGGGAGGACCTGGAGGCGGCGAGCGGACTGACCCGCGAGGAGATCCGCGCGGCCGGCGACATCTATCTCGGCTCCTTCCGCACGATCATCAGCTGGTGCCTCGGCATCACCCAGCAGGAGCACGGCGTCGACACGGTCCGCGAGATCGTCAACGTCCTCCTGCTGCGCGGCAACATCGGCCGCGAGGGCGCGGGCCCCTGCCCCATCCGCGGCCACAGCAACGTCCAGGGTAACCGCACCTGCGGCGTCGACCACCGCCCGAACAAGGAGTTCCTCGACCGGCTCGCCGAGGCGTGCGGCATCGACCCGCCGCGCGAGCCCGGCCTCGACACCGTGCACGCCATCTCCGCGATGGCGAGCGGCGAGGCGAAGGTCTTCGTCGGCATGGGCGGCAACTTCGTGCGGGCGGCCCCCGACACCGAGTTCACCGAACAGGCCATGCGGAACTGCGCGTTGACGGTCCAGGTGTCGACGAAACTGAACCGCTCGCACATCGTCCACGGCCGCCGCGCCCTCATCCTGCCCTGCCTCGGCCGCACCGAACGCGACCTCCAGGAGGCGGGCGAGCAGTCCGTGTCCGTCGAGGACTCGATGAGCATGGTCCACCTGTCGCGCGGCATGAAGCGCCCCGCGTCGCCGCACCTGCTCTCCGAGCCCGCGATCATCGCCGCGATGGCGCGGGCCACGCTCCCCGGCTCGGCGACGCCCTGGGAGTCGTACGTCGGCGACTACGACCGGATCCGCGACACGATGGAGCACGCCCTCGCCGGGTTCGAGGCGTTCAACCGGCGGGTGCGCGGCCCGCACGGCTTCCGGCTGCGCCAGCCGGCCCGCGAGCGCATCTTCCAGACCCCGTCGGGGCGCGCCGAGTTCAGCCTCGCGGCGCTGCCCGACCCGACCCCGGGCGCGGGCCTGCTCACCCTCGCCACGGTCCGCTCGCACGACCAGTGGAACACCACGATCTACTCGTCGGACGACCGCTACCGCGGTGTGCGCAACCTGCGCACCCTGGTCTTCCTCAACGCCGACGACATGCGCGAGCGCGGCCTGTCCGACCTGGACCACGTCGACATCACGAGCCTCGCCAAGGACGGCACGCGCCGCTCCGTGCGCGACTACCGCGTCCTCGCCTACGACCTGCCGCGCGGCTGCGCCATCGGCTACATGCCGGAGCTCAACTCCCTGTGTCCGCTGGGTGATTACAGCGCGCAGAGCGATCAGCCGCTGATGAAGCATCTGACGGTCGAGGTGGCCGCCTGCGCGCGGTGA
- a CDS encoding carbohydrate-binding protein, which produces MELRPPALKPLVATASATVVAGALIALTGAPAQAATTRYEAETSPAVCTGVVETEWSGYSGGGYCNATNSTSGYAQFTVTAPASGTATVAVRFANGTTTARPATVVVNGSTVTTASFEGTGAWTTWSTKTITVPVTAGSNTVRLTPTTANGLPNVDSLDATTTGDTTTPPAGGAIYASPTGTDSAAGTQSAPTTLTAAISRVTAGGTIYLRGGTYAQSSTVTIPDSADGTAAARTTLAAYPGEKPVLNFSAQSEASTNRGIQLFASYWHINGITVERAGDNGIYIGGSDNIVEKTVTRYNRDTGLQLGRIASTSPASSWPADNLIVSAESHDNADSDGEDADGFAAKLTTGTGNVFRYAVSHHNIDDGWDLYTKTDTGAIGPVTIEDSLSYNNGTLSDGTVNTNGDRNGYKLGGDDIAVDHIVKRSIAFKNGHHGFTYNSNPGSMALSNNLSVDNAERNYSFDAGTSVFSGNTSCRFAVSGSNDKTIGTADSTNQFWTGTNGSRCGSYSGALGWSFASDGKLVVTLGGRTVTL; this is translated from the coding sequence ATGGAACTCAGACCCCCCGCCCTGAAGCCCCTCGTGGCGACCGCGTCCGCCACCGTCGTGGCCGGCGCCCTGATCGCCCTGACCGGCGCCCCCGCGCAGGCCGCGACCACCCGCTACGAGGCCGAGACCTCCCCCGCGGTCTGCACCGGAGTCGTCGAGACCGAATGGTCCGGCTACTCCGGCGGCGGCTACTGCAACGCCACCAACTCGACCTCCGGATACGCCCAGTTCACCGTGACCGCACCCGCATCGGGCACGGCGACCGTGGCCGTCCGCTTCGCCAACGGCACCACGACCGCCCGCCCCGCGACGGTCGTGGTGAACGGCTCGACCGTCACCACCGCCTCCTTCGAGGGCACGGGCGCCTGGACGACCTGGTCCACGAAGACGATCACCGTGCCGGTGACGGCGGGCAGCAACACCGTCCGGCTCACCCCGACCACCGCGAACGGCCTGCCCAACGTCGACTCCCTGGACGCCACGACGACCGGCGACACCACCACCCCGCCCGCCGGCGGCGCGATCTACGCCTCCCCGACGGGCACCGACTCCGCCGCGGGCACCCAGTCCGCCCCGACCACGCTCACCGCGGCGATCAGCCGCGTCACCGCCGGGGGCACGATCTACCTGCGCGGCGGCACCTACGCCCAGTCCTCGACCGTCACCATCCCGGACAGCGCCGACGGCACCGCCGCCGCCCGCACCACGCTCGCCGCCTACCCGGGCGAGAAGCCGGTCCTCAACTTCTCCGCGCAGAGCGAGGCTTCGACCAACCGCGGCATCCAGCTCTTCGCCTCGTACTGGCACATCAACGGCATCACCGTCGAGCGCGCGGGCGACAACGGCATCTACATCGGCGGCAGCGACAACATCGTCGAGAAGACCGTCACCCGCTACAACCGCGACACCGGCCTGCAACTCGGCCGCATCGCCTCCACCTCGCCCGCCTCCTCCTGGCCCGCCGACAACCTGATCGTGAGCGCCGAGTCGCACGACAACGCCGACTCGGACGGCGAGGACGCCGACGGCTTCGCCGCGAAGCTCACCACCGGCACCGGCAACGTCTTCCGCTACGCCGTCTCCCACCACAACATCGACGACGGCTGGGACCTGTACACGAAGACCGACACCGGGGCGATCGGCCCGGTCACCATCGAGGACTCGCTGTCGTACAACAACGGCACCCTCTCCGACGGCACCGTGAACACCAACGGCGACCGCAACGGCTACAAGCTCGGCGGCGACGACATCGCCGTCGACCACATCGTCAAGCGCTCCATCGCGTTCAAGAACGGCCACCACGGGTTCACGTACAACTCCAACCCGGGCTCGATGGCCCTCTCGAACAACCTGAGCGTCGACAACGCCGAGCGCAACTACTCGTTCGACGCGGGCACTTCGGTGTTCAGCGGCAACACGTCGTGCCGGTTCGCCGTCTCCGGTTCCAACGACAAGACCATCGGCACCGCGGACTCCACGAACCAGTTCTGGACCGGTACGAACGGGTCCCGCTGCGGCTCGTACAGCGGCGCCCTGGGCTGGTCGTTCGCCTCGGACGGCAAGCTCGTGGTGACCCTGGGCGGGAGGACCGTGACCCTCTAG
- a CDS encoding phosphatase PAP2 family protein: MAAVVTLGFLAALEYASRSHGQAGPLTNQLRELVMPPDSGGMLYAALALTMLVLTWRQRWLTLAAAVGIDLAFLLVRWAAGTGTHGGHPFGNGALWALIGWAVIALTRRTGGERTLLLKGVALGLLLMAGRKTGDTWLFLTSQTRPTVLDEYVATADHALGNPSWLVGRLVTATGSVGFNILDTVYGQLAVAAVVVALYQLRHVAAERRFPRHHLVRTFLVIGLVGPAFYMIFPVVGPLFAFGSGTEHWAPIALWAPDIHAAGNWAVADIWPTTAPPLTTPHPIPFDGVTPRNCMPSLHTAWATAIFIHSRRGPRALRWAGTFWLIATLTATLGFGYHYGVDLIAGVVFTLTVEAGLRAYDAGWNRPALRTTAYGAMVFAALLLTYRYLPVPMAHHPWLAGPLLILAMLSVIHAYLRTAARLRPPAVPAQRQPGRGATVRPPVTSDVA, from the coding sequence GTGGCGGCCGTCGTCACCCTCGGGTTCCTCGCGGCCCTCGAATACGCGTCCCGCAGCCACGGACAGGCCGGGCCGCTCACGAACCAGCTGCGCGAGCTGGTCATGCCGCCCGACTCCGGCGGCATGCTCTACGCGGCCCTGGCCCTGACGATGCTGGTCCTCACCTGGCGGCAGCGGTGGCTCACGCTGGCCGCCGCGGTCGGCATCGACCTCGCGTTCCTCCTCGTCCGCTGGGCGGCCGGCACCGGGACGCACGGCGGCCACCCGTTCGGCAACGGCGCCCTGTGGGCGTTGATCGGCTGGGCGGTCATCGCCCTCACCCGCCGCACCGGCGGTGAGCGGACGCTGCTGCTCAAGGGCGTGGCCCTCGGCCTGCTCCTGATGGCCGGGCGCAAGACGGGCGACACCTGGCTCTTCCTCACCTCGCAGACCCGCCCCACCGTGCTCGACGAGTACGTCGCCACCGCCGACCACGCGCTCGGCAACCCGTCCTGGCTGGTGGGCCGTCTCGTCACCGCGACCGGCTCCGTCGGTTTCAACATCCTCGACACGGTCTACGGACAGCTCGCCGTCGCCGCGGTCGTCGTGGCGCTCTACCAACTCCGCCACGTCGCGGCCGAGCGCCGCTTCCCGCGCCACCACCTGGTGCGTACGTTCCTGGTGATCGGCCTCGTCGGACCGGCCTTCTACATGATCTTCCCCGTGGTCGGGCCGCTCTTCGCCTTCGGCTCCGGCACCGAGCACTGGGCGCCGATCGCCCTGTGGGCCCCGGACATCCACGCCGCCGGGAACTGGGCGGTGGCCGACATCTGGCCGACGACCGCACCCCCGCTCACCACCCCGCACCCCATCCCCTTCGACGGGGTCACCCCGCGCAACTGCATGCCCAGCCTCCACACGGCCTGGGCCACCGCGATCTTCATCCACTCCCGGCGGGGCCCGCGCGCGCTGCGCTGGGCGGGCACGTTCTGGCTGATCGCCACGCTCACCGCGACACTCGGCTTCGGCTACCACTACGGCGTGGACCTCATCGCCGGCGTCGTCTTCACCCTCACCGTCGAGGCGGGCCTGCGCGCCTACGACGCCGGCTGGAACCGCCCCGCCCTGCGCACGACCGCGTACGGCGCGATGGTCTTCGCCGCCCTCCTGCTCACCTACCGCTACCTGCCGGTCCCGATGGCCCACCACCCCTGGCTCGCCGGACCGCTCCTGATCCTGGCCATGCTCTCGGTCATCCACGCCTACCTCCGCACGGCCGCCCGCCTGCGCCCACCAGCCGTCCCGGCCCAGCGACAGCCCGGACGCGGTGCCACGGTCCGGCCTCCGGTGACGTCCGACGTGGCGTGA